The DNA region GGGCCATTGCTCGACCACTTAACGACGAGATCGTTTGGATCAAGAATCGCTATAAGATTCATCGCCTTCAAGCTGATGAGCAGGTCGCCGGCATCCAGGCCAGGGAACATTGGTGCGAGATCAGAGTAAAGAACATCGATGTCATTTGGGTGAAAAATATCATGCTGGGCGCCTGGATATTTCTCGAATCGTTGAAACTGGAAGTCGGGTCTGATCAGAAAAACGGAAGAGGCGGCATCCATTTTCTGTATTACATCTTCGACCAGGCCAATTGCCCTGATAGTGGCACCGTTCTCAGGATCGAAATTCTCGAGGTACTGGTATTGACTGTAGGCGGACCCCTCGCCGCGCCAGGTCCAGTAACTCCCGTCTTCAGCCTCCTGCAGCGAGTGGTGATAGACACCCTGCTTGGTCCAGGCCGGTTTGCTGCAGCTGTCGATCCGTGCCAGCACATCTCCTCTGTCAAAATTGACGATGATCGACCCGTCCCGGAGAACATTGAATCCGTGCGGCCCGTCGTCCCCGTTCAGCGGACCGTCTGAATCAAGCGCATCGTAATCCAGCGCCCAGGTATGTAGGTGTTCGCCATGGTGATTGTAAAGCCATGCCGAATTGCGACCATTGTGATCATCCCAGACGAGAAATGCATAATAGCCCTCTACCATCAACTCGGGGACATGAATGAAAAATTGTTCACGCGACGAATCATCGGGTGAGTCAACCAGCAGGTTCTTGGGAACAACCGCGCCGAATTTTAGAAGGGATTTGGTCACAGTAACCATCTCGATTATGGTGCCATGCGGCGCGATCCCGTACCAGGCAACGGCAAAACCATAGACAAATATCGCAAGCGCCAGTAGAAAAGCTATCGATGCTCGAAACAGCCACATGTGGG from Gammaproteobacteria bacterium includes:
- a CDS encoding arylsulfotransferase family protein, with the protein product MWLFRASIAFLLALAIFVYGFAVAWYGIAPHGTIIEMVTVTKSLLKFGAVVPKNLLVDSPDDSSREQFFIHVPELMVEGYYAFLVWDDHNGRNSAWLYNHHGEHLHTWALDYDALDSDGPLNGDDGPHGFNVLRDGSIIVNFDRGDVLARIDSCSKPAWTKQGVYHHSLQEAEDGSYWTWRGEGSAYSQYQYLENFDPENGATIRAIGLVEDVIQKMDAASSVFLIRPDFQFQRFEKYPGAQHDIFHPNDIDVLYSDLAPMFPGLDAGDLLISLKAMNLIAILDPNDLVVKWSSNGPWRKQHDPDFTSDGKISVYNNNSGLGRSEIIKIDPGTGEITNDLFDGELRFYSEAMGKHQYLPNGNVLIVVPEEGRVLVASSRGQKVMEFNNISAKSAKYNGHVKNGLWMPMGYFEHLPECLQ